Proteins found in one Planctomycetes bacterium MalM25 genomic segment:
- a CDS encoding Retaining alpha-galactosidase precursor, giving the protein MFVRKLSLLLLGLAPALSAAEEVVVASPDGRLSVVFSLDGGKPTYDVTRDGEPLIRPSRMGFVLAGDVSLAEGFELVDQSTSSADSTWVQPWGECREVRDHHNELAVDLKQYGGTGVAMRVVFRAFNDGVAFRYELPEQAALPGEIVIADEATEFALAGDWPAWWVPAFDQNRFEYVYSHTPISQTKNTHTPLTMQAGDRAFVSIHEAALVDYSSMALENRGGDTLKANLYPWSDGMRVRTTAPMRTPWRTIQVADTPSGLVESNLILNLNEPSKLEGADWLHTGKYVGVWWEMHVGRSTWGSGEKHGATTENVKDFIDFASEHGFKGVLVEGWNEGWDGDWMKNGHEFDFTKPYPDFDIEEISRYGAERGVYLIGHHETAGAIPNYERQLEDAFAFYEKHGVRAVKTGYVEFADGIERRDADGKEHAEWHHGQYMVRHHQRVLETAAKHKIMIVAHEGVKDTGLRRTWPNAISRECARGQEYNAWSGDGRNPPEHISILAYTRMLSGPMDFTPGVFDITLESGDRPNDRIASTLAKQLALYVVVYSPMQMACDFPEIYERHPDAFRFILDVPADWERTRAIDGVIGDYTVIARQERGGDDWYLGAVTDEEARTLETPLAFLQPGRTYEAQVYRDSDDAHWWDNPTDYTVESKEVSSDTVLTLKLAPGGGQAIRFTPKP; this is encoded by the coding sequence ATGTTTGTTCGGAAACTTTCCCTGCTCCTGCTCGGCCTCGCGCCCGCTCTCTCGGCGGCGGAAGAGGTGGTCGTCGCTTCGCCCGACGGGCGGCTGTCGGTCGTGTTCTCCTTGGACGGGGGCAAGCCGACCTACGACGTCACCCGCGACGGCGAACCGCTGATTCGCCCCTCGCGGATGGGCTTCGTGCTGGCGGGGGACGTCTCGCTCGCCGAAGGGTTTGAGCTGGTCGATCAATCGACGTCCTCGGCCGACTCGACCTGGGTTCAGCCCTGGGGGGAGTGCCGCGAGGTGCGCGATCACCACAACGAGTTGGCCGTTGACCTGAAGCAGTACGGCGGAACGGGAGTGGCGATGCGGGTCGTCTTCCGCGCGTTCAACGACGGCGTCGCGTTCCGTTACGAGCTGCCCGAGCAGGCCGCCCTGCCGGGCGAGATCGTCATCGCCGACGAGGCGACCGAGTTCGCCCTCGCCGGCGATTGGCCCGCCTGGTGGGTCCCGGCGTTCGATCAGAACCGCTTCGAGTACGTCTACTCACACACGCCAATCAGCCAGACGAAGAACACGCACACCCCGCTCACCATGCAGGCGGGCGATCGGGCTTTCGTGTCGATCCACGAGGCGGCGCTCGTCGACTACTCCAGCATGGCCCTGGAGAACCGGGGCGGCGACACGCTCAAGGCGAACCTCTACCCCTGGTCGGACGGCATGCGCGTCCGCACCACGGCGCCGATGAGGACCCCCTGGCGGACGATCCAGGTCGCCGACACGCCGTCGGGCCTCGTCGAGTCGAACCTGATCCTCAACCTCAACGAGCCTTCGAAGCTCGAGGGCGCCGACTGGTTGCACACGGGCAAGTACGTGGGCGTCTGGTGGGAGATGCACGTCGGCCGCTCCACCTGGGGCTCGGGCGAGAAGCACGGCGCCACCACCGAGAACGTGAAAGACTTCATCGACTTTGCCAGCGAGCACGGCTTCAAGGGCGTGCTGGTCGAGGGCTGGAACGAGGGCTGGGACGGCGACTGGATGAAGAACGGGCACGAGTTCGACTTCACCAAGCCGTACCCCGATTTCGACATCGAAGAGATCAGCCGCTACGGCGCCGAGCGGGGCGTCTACCTGATCGGCCACCACGAGACCGCCGGCGCCATCCCCAACTACGAGCGCCAGCTCGAGGACGCCTTCGCCTTCTACGAGAAGCACGGCGTGCGGGCGGTGAAGACCGGCTACGTCGAGTTCGCCGACGGCATCGAACGCCGCGACGCCGACGGCAAGGAGCACGCGGAGTGGCACCACGGGCAGTACATGGTGCGGCACCACCAGCGTGTCCTGGAGACCGCCGCGAAGCACAAGATCATGATCGTCGCCCACGAGGGCGTGAAGGACACCGGGCTCCGCCGCACCTGGCCGAACGCGATCAGCCGCGAGTGCGCCCGCGGTCAGGAGTACAACGCGTGGAGCGGCGACGGTCGCAACCCGCCGGAGCACATCTCGATCCTGGCTTACACGCGGATGCTGTCGGGTCCGATGGACTTCACTCCCGGCGTGTTCGATATCACGCTCGAATCGGGCGACCGCCCGAACGACCGCATCGCGAGCACGCTCGCCAAGCAGCTCGCTCTGTACGTGGTGGTCTACAGCCCGATGCAGATGGCTTGCGACTTCCCCGAGATCTACGAGCGTCACCCCGACGCCTTCCGGTTCATCCTCGACGTGCCGGCCGACTGGGAACGAACCCGCGCGATCGACGGCGTGATCGGCGACTACACGGTCATCGCCCGGCAAGAGCGGGGCGGTGACGATTGGTACCTCGGCGCGGTGACCGACGAAGAGGCCCGCACGCTCGAGACGCCCCTCGCGTTCCTCCAGCCGGGCAGGACCTACGAGGCGCAGGTTTACCGGGACTCGGACGACGCCCACTGGTGGGACAACCCGACCGACTACACGGTCGAGTCGAAAGAGGTCTCCTCGGACACCGTCCTGACGCTCAAGCTTGCCCCCGGCGGCGGTCAGGCGATCCGTTTCACGCCCAAGCCGTGA
- the ppiA_2 gene encoding Peptidyl-prolyl cis-trans isomerase A, whose product MSAWFRRRDRSKRAGRRGRAGSERLRTERLETRLALSAQPVGEALLVNDYLPGEQTSNEASIAVAASPVNRVVVFEGEGAVDDAGVFARVYDADGEAVGDAFRVNSTIRGEQYAPAVAVADDGDFIVAWAGRGVGDKEGIFLQRFAADGTRVGEEVIVNTTLGGRQTTPSLAMGDGDSFVVAWEGVGRGDSTGVFFRRFNSEGALGTEARVNTTIDSKQQGASATFLSSGEVVIAWQSRHQDGSDWGVYSQTYNSVGLAVGGETQLSETTTASQSAPAIVADDSGGYVAAWQSLNQDGDGWGIVGRRFGSDGAAAGSEIVVNQTTSGQQVAPALAVAEDGQWLAAWASSTPAMGWNTEVRSVEADDTLSDVTVVNEQEPGAAPVAPAIAVNEEDAWVVWSGAGASDANGVFSQALAVTLVDDGDPVAPVIDAVGDRETEVGTPIEILVTATDANSRDVLTFELDAAMSPATATIEKTSDTTAVIRWTPAESDDGSTVDFRIVVTDDADPALSSSEDFSVEVTDVPVSVDLNGAAEDITILPVDFLIGDAALQSLVPEAEILGANDATIHSASIFFATIPTNTAEVLSVSTEGTSITASYDDDTGRLSLLGVDSVANYERVLRTLIYSNPDPAAGETRAIAFQVTDTHRTSDFSFLQIEMVQPDLVGLAQAIADSGAVFYGAGWCPACTAQKELFEDGAGSLPFVEVTNPDRSRNQIGEDNNINTYPTWVFSDGTRAEGFQTLARLAELAGVDVPTSEDPHLAELADETLLVGSPSFIALDGYNSMGGELTYSVSSDNPDVTATILDGNRSAVIDVAGYGDLVFELFEDFAPRATDRLIELAEADFYDDVIFHRVVDGFVIQGGDPTGTGTGGSTLGTYDDQFHPDVQHNRTGLLSMAKNLDDTNDSQFFITEGATRSLDFQHTIFGVLVEGESNREAISQTQRVRQLDPSDPDFDDGQITGDRPVNEITMNDVSIIEDAENAVLFLKAADGATGTATITVTVMNEAGRSVERQFTVTLTPDTVNGAPFLEDLPAIASLQGQDAVFQLSAIDVEDDPVFYTARAISSEGHTASVSATGEVTVTPPSDDFVGTVRVQVSVASFPTVSPSSSSSDIQEVLVEFTASNS is encoded by the coding sequence ATGTCGGCATGGTTTCGGCGGCGGGATCGGTCTAAACGGGCGGGCAGGCGGGGCCGCGCCGGCTCCGAGCGGCTGCGCACCGAACGCCTCGAGACCCGCCTGGCGCTATCCGCACAGCCGGTCGGTGAGGCGTTGCTCGTTAACGACTACTTGCCGGGCGAGCAGACCTCGAACGAGGCGTCGATCGCCGTGGCGGCCAGCCCGGTGAATCGGGTTGTCGTCTTCGAAGGGGAGGGCGCCGTCGACGACGCGGGGGTCTTCGCCCGAGTGTACGACGCCGACGGAGAAGCGGTGGGCGATGCCTTCCGAGTGAACAGCACGATCCGAGGCGAACAGTACGCCCCCGCGGTGGCGGTCGCGGACGACGGCGACTTCATCGTCGCCTGGGCGGGCCGTGGCGTGGGGGACAAGGAGGGCATCTTCCTCCAGCGTTTCGCGGCCGACGGCACACGAGTCGGCGAAGAAGTGATCGTGAACACGACGCTTGGCGGACGGCAGACCACGCCGAGCCTCGCCATGGGCGACGGGGATTCGTTCGTCGTCGCCTGGGAGGGCGTGGGCCGAGGCGACTCGACCGGGGTCTTCTTCCGTCGATTCAATTCCGAGGGCGCGCTCGGCACCGAGGCCCGCGTCAACACAACGATCGATAGCAAGCAACAGGGCGCCAGCGCGACCTTCCTCTCGTCGGGCGAGGTGGTCATCGCTTGGCAGAGCCGTCACCAGGACGGTTCCGATTGGGGTGTCTACTCGCAGACGTACAACAGCGTCGGGCTCGCGGTTGGGGGAGAGACCCAGCTCAGCGAGACGACCACCGCGAGCCAATCGGCTCCCGCCATCGTGGCCGACGACTCCGGGGGTTACGTCGCCGCTTGGCAGAGCTTGAACCAGGACGGGGACGGCTGGGGCATCGTGGGCCGTCGCTTCGGTTCGGACGGCGCCGCGGCGGGGTCGGAGATCGTCGTGAACCAGACGACTTCGGGCCAGCAGGTGGCGCCCGCCCTCGCGGTGGCCGAGGACGGCCAGTGGCTCGCTGCCTGGGCGAGCAGCACGCCCGCCATGGGCTGGAACACCGAGGTCCGTAGCGTCGAGGCGGACGACACGCTCAGCGACGTGACCGTGGTCAACGAACAGGAGCCCGGCGCCGCGCCGGTCGCCCCGGCGATCGCGGTTAACGAAGAGGACGCGTGGGTCGTGTGGTCGGGTGCTGGCGCGAGCGACGCCAACGGCGTCTTCAGCCAGGCGCTGGCCGTGACGCTGGTCGATGACGGCGACCCCGTCGCCCCCGTGATCGACGCGGTCGGCGACCGCGAGACCGAAGTGGGCACGCCGATCGAGATCCTGGTCACCGCGACCGACGCCAACAGCCGTGACGTGCTGACGTTCGAGCTCGATGCGGCGATGTCGCCTGCCACCGCGACGATCGAGAAGACGAGCGACACGACCGCCGTGATCCGCTGGACGCCGGCGGAGTCGGACGACGGTTCGACGGTCGATTTCCGCATCGTCGTTACGGATGACGCCGACCCGGCGCTCTCCAGCAGCGAGGACTTCTCGGTCGAGGTGACCGACGTGCCGGTATCGGTCGATCTGAACGGCGCCGCCGAGGACATCACCATCCTGCCCGTGGACTTCTTGATCGGCGACGCCGCGCTTCAGTCGCTGGTCCCGGAAGCGGAGATTCTGGGCGCCAACGACGCCACGATCCACAGCGCTAGCATCTTCTTCGCCACCATCCCGACAAACACCGCGGAGGTGCTCTCGGTTAGCACGGAGGGGACCTCGATCACCGCAAGCTACGACGACGACACGGGCCGCCTCTCCCTGCTCGGCGTCGATTCGGTGGCGAACTACGAACGCGTCCTCCGCACGCTCATCTACAGCAACCCGGACCCCGCGGCCGGGGAGACCCGCGCGATCGCGTTCCAGGTCACGGACACGCACCGCACCAGCGATTTCTCGTTCCTGCAGATCGAGATGGTCCAGCCCGACTTGGTCGGTTTGGCGCAGGCGATCGCCGACTCAGGCGCCGTTTTCTACGGCGCCGGCTGGTGCCCCGCTTGCACGGCTCAGAAGGAGCTGTTCGAAGACGGCGCGGGCAGCCTTCCCTTCGTCGAGGTGACCAACCCGGATCGGTCACGCAACCAGATCGGCGAGGACAACAACATCAACACCTACCCGACCTGGGTCTTCTCGGACGGGACGCGGGCCGAGGGCTTCCAGACGCTGGCCCGGCTCGCCGAGCTGGCGGGCGTCGACGTGCCGACCTCCGAGGACCCCCACCTCGCCGAGCTCGCCGACGAGACGCTGCTGGTCGGCTCCCCGTCGTTCATCGCGCTCGACGGCTACAACTCGATGGGCGGTGAGCTGACATACTCCGTCAGCAGCGACAACCCGGACGTCACCGCCACGATCCTGGACGGCAACCGCTCGGCGGTGATCGACGTCGCGGGTTACGGCGACCTGGTCTTTGAGCTCTTCGAGGACTTCGCCCCGCGGGCGACCGACCGGTTGATCGAACTGGCCGAGGCCGATTTCTACGACGACGTGATCTTCCACCGGGTGGTCGATGGCTTCGTGATCCAGGGGGGAGACCCCACCGGAACCGGCACGGGGGGATCGACGCTCGGCACCTACGACGACCAGTTCCATCCGGATGTGCAGCACAACCGGACCGGCCTGCTGTCGATGGCCAAGAACCTCGACGACACGAACGACTCGCAGTTCTTCATCACCGAGGGGGCGACTCGATCGCTCGACTTCCAGCACACGATCTTCGGCGTGCTGGTGGAGGGCGAGTCGAACCGTGAGGCGATCAGCCAGACCCAGCGAGTCAGACAGCTCGACCCGAGTGATCCCGATTTCGACGACGGCCAGATCACGGGGGATCGCCCCGTGAACGAGATCACGATGAACGACGTTTCGATCATCGAAGACGCCGAGAACGCCGTCCTCTTCCTGAAGGCGGCCGACGGCGCCACCGGCACGGCGACGATCACCGTGACCGTCATGAACGAGGCGGGCCGCAGCGTGGAACGCCAATTCACGGTCACACTCACCCCCGACACGGTTAACGGCGCACCTTTCCTGGAGGACCTCCCCGCGATTGCTTCGCTTCAGGGCCAGGACGCCGTCTTCCAGCTCTCGGCGATCGATGTCGAGGACGACCCGGTCTTCTACACCGCGCGGGCCATCAGCTCGGAGGGCCACACGGCGAGTGTCAGCGCCACCGGTGAAGTGACCGTCACCCCGCCGTCGGACGACTTCGTGGGCACGGTGCGGGTGCAGGTCTCCGTGGCGAGCTTCCCGACGGTCTCACCAAGCTCTTCCAGCTCCGACATCCAAGAGGTGCTGGTCGAGTTCACGGCGAGCAACTCGTGA
- the amyS gene encoding Alpha-amylase precursor: MSTSTDRIRVLASAFALVVGAPALGVDASSPAIFQMFEARWDNIENRMADIHEVGYGRMWVPPPNQASGQLSVGYDVFDRFSFGEARNETRYGTDTSFRALIDQAHKAGVGINPDLLWNHNGVGNRTDQNFVNLGGYPGFALTLPGDINGDFHNPFIDFGQDEILGQLAGLNDIAQEKDYQFIRHPTQVGDPNNIPAGTVFNQPDPNNARFYPDRDLGGRQILDGRGNPTTLYDFNEANPLAGDPVMENSVDLLMRNVRWMIQEYDIDGFRLDAARHFERQYLLDFDTASFMAKRDPLLDGSPNHVYSFIETGFDSADFLQGFMRHDVTNNSNPTAVGGNRAALDFRLFNRLKDNLTANGAANNWHGIRNESIDLHDDGLMNGSQGVSFTQSHDEGGSFLGNVAHAYTLMLPGEALVYMNADAIAGDSFPQDGRDDALGGFFGDAITTLVGLRNTHGRGDFRERWIDDAFNPNGFSNIYVYERSNSAVVGLNSRNDNVALTRNGVQTDFAPGTVLVELTGNAANPTVDPTDAIPDSVVVNGSGQINITVPANASGGRGYVVYGVAGPQGALSVTSTGLLEGSDGTSANYGTARLADIEVITDTTFTVRLDTTPVSLPNPTGAGTVRDAHADGDTALLMIDGGVELNGNGSVDNVTPGSVSYGFEEFLTTNTPGYQWDGATNVGTGTGEYEQTIDTTTLSEGRHYLTARAFRHRNAGTGGDGGPAVFTDFKKTIYVDLLPPDSTVESFEPFTSNPGNPDERDLIIRSVDQTADEVFVFLDLPANLSDEDIMAMVDSNQGQAGYYDRDRYVAGVFGVTSGSHAVTIVTIEETGTTNIERETGFITATNNGLGFGDLNANNQINPADVTGPAGFETLLYSQNDLFNAAGDVNGDGLVDNIDLFLIIDPILEGATDPRVAISVDEMLLRRADLNEDGTTDADDLDTLFAGLGTDDWLLDIDGDGLVELDDAALLVTDLARTSPGDFNLDGVVDAADYTIWRDSGGSGLVGDADFDGDADADDLALWSSAYGSVREELSIGPQSSVAVPEPTALGLLSLAALVVCRARR; this comes from the coding sequence ATGTCAACCTCTACCGATCGAATCCGCGTTCTCGCGTCGGCGTTCGCACTCGTCGTCGGGGCGCCCGCCCTGGGAGTCGACGCCTCTTCGCCCGCGATCTTTCAGATGTTCGAGGCTCGGTGGGACAACATCGAGAACCGCATGGCGGACATCCACGAGGTCGGCTACGGCCGCATGTGGGTGCCGCCGCCCAATCAGGCCAGCGGCCAGCTCTCGGTCGGTTACGACGTGTTCGATCGCTTCAGCTTCGGCGAGGCTCGCAACGAGACCCGCTACGGCACCGACACGAGCTTCCGTGCGTTGATCGACCAAGCCCACAAGGCGGGAGTGGGCATCAATCCCGACCTGCTGTGGAACCACAACGGCGTCGGTAATCGCACCGATCAGAACTTCGTGAACCTGGGGGGGTACCCCGGGTTCGCGCTCACTTTGCCCGGCGACATCAACGGCGATTTCCACAACCCCTTTATCGACTTCGGCCAGGACGAGATCCTCGGCCAACTCGCCGGCCTGAATGATATCGCCCAAGAGAAGGATTATCAGTTCATCCGGCACCCGACTCAGGTGGGCGACCCGAACAACATCCCCGCCGGGACGGTCTTCAACCAGCCCGACCCGAACAACGCCCGGTTCTACCCGGACCGGGACCTCGGTGGCCGCCAGATACTCGATGGCCGGGGCAATCCGACCACGCTGTACGACTTCAACGAGGCCAACCCGCTCGCGGGTGACCCGGTGATGGAGAACTCGGTCGACCTGCTCATGCGGAACGTCCGCTGGATGATCCAGGAGTACGACATCGATGGCTTCCGCCTCGACGCGGCGCGGCACTTCGAGCGGCAGTACCTGCTCGACTTCGACACGGCCTCCTTCATGGCGAAGCGTGACCCGTTGCTCGACGGCAGCCCGAACCACGTTTACTCGTTCATTGAAACCGGTTTCGATAGCGCCGATTTCCTCCAGGGTTTCATGCGTCACGACGTGACCAACAACTCGAACCCGACCGCCGTCGGCGGCAACCGCGCGGCGCTCGACTTCCGTCTCTTCAATCGGCTGAAGGACAACCTCACCGCTAACGGTGCGGCGAACAACTGGCACGGCATCCGCAACGAGTCGATCGATCTGCACGACGATGGCCTGATGAACGGCAGCCAGGGGGTCTCGTTCACCCAAAGCCACGACGAGGGGGGCTCGTTCCTCGGCAACGTCGCTCACGCGTACACGCTCATGCTGCCGGGCGAGGCGCTCGTCTACATGAACGCGGACGCCATCGCCGGCGACTCGTTCCCACAGGACGGCCGCGACGACGCCCTGGGCGGGTTCTTCGGCGACGCGATCACCACGCTGGTCGGTCTCCGCAACACGCACGGGCGGGGCGATTTCCGCGAGCGCTGGATCGACGACGCCTTCAACCCGAACGGCTTCTCAAACATCTATGTCTACGAACGATCCAACTCGGCGGTCGTTGGCCTCAATAGCCGCAACGACAACGTCGCGCTCACCCGCAACGGGGTGCAGACCGACTTTGCGCCGGGCACGGTGCTGGTCGAGCTGACCGGCAACGCGGCGAACCCGACGGTCGATCCGACCGACGCGATCCCCGACTCGGTGGTCGTCAACGGCTCGGGGCAGATCAATATCACCGTGCCGGCGAACGCCAGCGGCGGGCGTGGCTATGTCGTGTACGGCGTCGCCGGCCCCCAGGGCGCGTTGAGTGTCACCAGCACGGGTTTGCTTGAGGGATCGGACGGAACCAGCGCGAACTACGGCACCGCACGCTTGGCGGACATCGAGGTGATCACCGACACGACCTTCACGGTCCGCCTCGACACGACGCCGGTCTCGCTGCCCAACCCGACTGGCGCCGGCACGGTGCGCGACGCACACGCCGACGGAGACACGGCCCTGCTGATGATTGACGGTGGCGTCGAGCTCAACGGGAACGGTTCGGTCGATAACGTGACCCCGGGCAGCGTCTCGTACGGGTTTGAGGAGTTCCTCACGACCAACACCCCCGGTTACCAGTGGGACGGCGCTACGAACGTGGGCACAGGGACCGGCGAGTACGAGCAGACGATCGACACGACGACGCTCTCCGAGGGACGCCACTACCTGACCGCCCGCGCGTTCCGGCACCGCAATGCCGGCACCGGCGGCGACGGGGGGCCGGCGGTGTTCACCGACTTCAAGAAGACGATCTACGTGGACCTCTTGCCCCCGGACTCGACGGTCGAGAGCTTCGAGCCGTTCACCAGCAACCCGGGGAACCCCGACGAGCGCGACCTGATCATCCGGTCGGTCGATCAGACCGCGGACGAGGTCTTCGTCTTCCTTGACCTGCCGGCCAACCTGTCGGACGAGGACATCATGGCGATGGTGGACTCGAATCAAGGCCAGGCGGGCTATTACGACCGGGACCGCTACGTGGCCGGGGTGTTCGGGGTGACGAGCGGTTCGCACGCGGTGACGATCGTGACGATCGAAGAGACGGGCACCACGAACATCGAGCGTGAGACCGGCTTCATTACGGCCACGAACAACGGCCTCGGATTCGGCGACCTGAACGCCAACAACCAGATCAACCCGGCGGACGTCACCGGCCCCGCTGGGTTCGAAACGCTCCTGTACTCCCAGAACGACCTCTTCAACGCCGCGGGCGACGTCAACGGTGATGGCTTGGTGGACAACATCGACCTCTTCCTGATTATCGATCCGATCCTCGAGGGGGCGACCGATCCGCGTGTCGCCATCAGCGTGGACGAGATGCTGCTCCGCCGGGCTGACCTGAACGAGGACGGCACGACGGACGCCGACGACCTCGACACGCTCTTCGCCGGCCTCGGCACGGACGATTGGCTACTCGACATCGATGGCGACGGCCTTGTTGAGCTGGATGACGCCGCGCTGCTGGTCACGGACCTCGCGCGGACTTCGCCGGGCGACTTCAATCTGGACGGGGTGGTCGACGCGGCCGACTACACGATCTGGCGAGACAGCGGGGGCTCCGGACTTGTCGGTGACGCCGACTTCGATGGCGACGCCGACGCCGACGACCTCGCCCTGTGGTCCTCGGCGTACGGTTCGGTCCGCGAGGAGCTCTCGATCGGTCCGCAATCGTCGGTTGCGGTTCCCGAGCCAACCGCCCTGGGGCTGCTGTCACTCGCCGCCCTCGTGGTCTGCCGCGCCCGCCGCTGA